The following are from one region of the Heliangelus exortis chromosome 29, bHelExo1.hap1, whole genome shotgun sequence genome:
- the GPATCH8 gene encoding G patch domain-containing protein 8 isoform X3: MADRFSRFNEDRDFQGNHFDQYEEGHLEIEQASLDKPIESDNIGHRLLQKHGWKLGQGLGKSLQGRTDPIPIVVKYDVMGMGRMEMELDYAEDATERRRVLEVEKEDTEELRQKYKDYVDKEKAIAKALEDLRANFYCELCDKQYQKHQEFDNHINSYDHAHKQGGTQDYCETGTIADVLKANPSNFGVQITRRLKDLKQREFARNVSSRSRKDERKQEKALRRLHELAEQRRQPECAPGSGPMFRTTTVAVDEEGGEEEDPAANSSSFIQTASGQAPEMAVDRGFLSTGQVGGTVTQTQAPVQPAQGLSFGMKSTLGTPLQKIGVSFSFAKKTPVKLETIASVFKDHVEESSSADGGKADERGSADAGSLQKSGEGESTNNSDGKAEEDDQHDKDSGSLATTLSKLKKMRREDGPMAVEPEYYHYIPPAHCKVKPNFQFLLFMKSTEQMEAENVNKKTAHEVKKGSSPKPKPGKHSEKAAESTGQQKEQSATETAAQQSKPELREVPENVSLQESKTPTESNLPEPDPPEEGTQPLPSCKDVTEGPKHPTGPFFPVLSKDESTTLQWPSELLIFTKAEPSVSYSCNPLYFDFKLSRNKDAKGKEKSKEPGGLCKENIQSSESGELNKAKEAEGTANSSALKMENKSLSACGSQNKQESSLAGVSKGEGEDGGKSITGKSKSGRSHKHKKKKKHKKSSKHKRKHKEEAEEKSRKTDLGEEKPKKRKRRRRKKGKSSLSTESLKTELSEDCSHFQKRKWCSQESQRKSLSAEEGSSAKKEEGGTSCQEHGGKKHKAELQQLPGLRRRCLGPSLGRPSRRSRQSSGDYDSEEGSHGKHCRQKSPSRDSDDFDSGSERSRSRSRSGRRHSSRRSYSSSSEASSEQSRYSRRRSYSDDSYSDYSDRSRGRSKRSQDSEDDSDYNGSDRRSKRRKYSSSEDDYSSSRSRSRSRSRSRSHPRDRSRSRSRGRTRSSSCSRSRSKRRSRSGTGRSWKRSRSYSRDRSRSTRSLSQRSLSRKGSRGHESPEERRSGRRDFIRSKIYRSQSPHYFRTGRGEGAVLKKEEGKGEDLKGSGSFSQNSGSSGTGRVSEGDCSPEERNSVTAKLLLEKVQSRKVEKKPCVTDEMLAGANKLPTVRKPNSKRYEESGLERGEEQELSDSEDASQGMEEAQMGSQALLEEVAMVMQDKPLDEQKRDDAAVEMPSIPLEAPALPECFGSGELVMPHSFLSDPSDGDGLEPMERGSQPVPVETSMMPLVPDVEHFPGYVPQSGERSIEGDQEGAEDSSLAPLESQPITFTPEEMEKYSKLQQAAQQHIQQQLLAKQVKAFPASAALAPAAPALQPIHIQQPAAASATSITTVQHAILQHHAAAAAAAIGIHPHPHPQPLAQVHHIPQPHLTPISLSHLTHSIIPGHPATFLASHPIHIIPASAIHPGPFTFHPVPHALYPTLLAPRPAAAAAATALHLHPLLHPIFSGQDLQHPPSHGT; encoded by the exons GGAGGACAGACCCCATCCCTATCGTTGTCAAGTATGATGTCATGGGCATGGggaggatggagatggag CTCGACTACGCCGAAGATGCCACTGAGCGGAGGCGTGTACTGGAGGTGGAGAAAGAAGACACTGAGGAGCTGAGGCAGAAATACAAG GATTATGTGGATAAAGAAAAGGCAATTGCCAAGGCTTTGGAAGACCTCAGAGCAAACTTCTACTGTGAACTCTGTGACAAGCAGTATCAAAAGCACCAGGAGTTTGACAACCACATCAACTCCTATGACCACGCTCACAAACAG GGAGGAACTCAGGATTATTGCGAAACAGGGACCATAG CTGATGTATTGAAAGCAAACCCTTCTAATTTTGGAGTCCAGATCACAAGA AGGTTGAAGGATCTCAAGCAGAGGGAGTTTGCTCGCAACGTCTCTTCACGATCACGGAAAGATGAACGGAAGCAGGAGAAAGCCCTGCGGAGGCTGCACGAGttggctgagcagaggagaCAGCCCGAGTG TGCTCCTGGCAGTGGCCCCATGTTCAGAACCACCACGGTGGCTGTGGATGAGGaaggtggggaggaagaggatCCTGCAGCCAACAGCAGTTCCTTCATCCAGACAGCTTCTGGCCAGGCTCCGGAGATGGCTGTGGACAGAGGTTTCCTAAGCACTGGACAAGTTGGTGGCACTGTAACACAAACCCAAGCACCTGtccagccagcacagggtcTCAGCTTTGGCATGAAGAGCACTTTGGGAACTCCTCTGCAGAAGATTGGAGTCTCCTTCTCGTTTGCCAAGAAGACTCCGGTGAAGCTGGAAACCATCGCTTCGGTTTTCAAGGACCACGTGGAAGAGTCGAGTTCTGCAGATGGAGGGAAAGCTGATGAGAGAGGGTCTGCAGATGCAGGGAGCCTGCAGAAATCTGGTGAGGGTGAAAGCACAAATAATTCAGATGGCAAGGCAGAGGAAGATGACCAACATGACAAAGATAGCGGGTCTCTAGCCACTACCTTATCTAAACTCAAAAAAATGAGACGAGAAGATGGACCAATGGCCGTTGAACCAGAATACTACCACTATATCCCCCCAGCCCACTGTAAAGTAAAGCCTAATTTTCAGTTCCTACTTTTCATGAAGTCTACCGAGCAAATGGAGGCTGaaaatgtgaacaaaaaaaCCGCACATGAAGTTAAAAAGGGGAGTTCTCCAAAACCCAAACCCGGCAAGCACAGTGagaaggctgcagagagcacagggcagcagaaggagcagagtGCTACTGAaactgcagctcagcagagcaaaCCAGAACTCAGAGAAGTCCCAGAAAATGTGAGCTTGCAGGAGAGCAAAACTCCTACAGAGAGCAATCTCCCTGAGCCAGACCCTCCTGAGGAAGGCACTCAGCCTCTCCCAAGCTGTAAAGATGTCACCGAAGGACCAAAGCACCCGACAGGaccttttttccctgttttgagTAAAGATGAGAGCACGACTCTCCAGTGGCCTTCAGAGCTTCTCATATTTACCAAAGCAGAACCATCTGTTTCCTACAGCTGTAACCCCCTGTATTTTGATTTCAAGCTCTCTCGCAACAAAGATGCTAAAGGTAAAGAGAAATCAAAGGAGCCGGGGGGtctttgtaaagaaaacattcagaGCTCAGAATCTGGGGAACTAAACAAAGCCAAGGAGGCAGAAGGCACAGCTAACAGTTCTGCtctaaaaatggaaaacaaatccCTGTCTGCCTGTGGCTCCCAGAACAAGCAGGAGTCCAGCTTGGCCGGTGTCAGtaagggagagggggaggacGGTGGTAAAAGCATAACTGGGAAGAGTAAATCTGGCAGATCCcataaacacaaaaagaaaaagaagcacaaaaagTCCAGCAAACACAAACGGAAACACaaggaggaagctgaggagaagaGCCGGAAAACTGACCTGGGGGAAGAGAAACCCAAGAAACGGAAAAGACGCAGGCGCAAAAAAGGCAAATCTTCCCTTTCCACCGAATCGCTAAAAACTGAGCTGTCTGAAGACTGCAGCCATTTCCAGAAGAGGAAGTGGTGCTCTCAGGAGTCCCAGAGGAAGTCCCTGTCTGCCGAAGAGGGGAGCAGCGCTAAAAAAGAGGAGGGCGGCACCTCCTGCCAAGAGCACGGGGGCAAAAAGCACAAGGCCGAGCTGCAGCAGTTACCTGGTCTGAGGAGGAGGTGTTTGggcccttccctgggcaggccCAGCCGCAGGAGCCGGCAGAGCAGCGGGGACTACGACAGCGAGGAGGGCTCCCACGGGAAGCACTGCCGGCAGAAATCCCCCTCCCGGGACAGCGACGACTTCGACTCCGGCAGCGAGCGCTCCCGCAGCCGCTCGCGGTCAGGGCGCAGGCACTCCTCCCGCAGGTCCTACTCCAGCAGCTCCGAGGCCTCCTCCGAGCAGAGCCGGTACAGTCGGAGGAGGAGTTACTCGGACGACAGCTACAGCGATTACAGCGACCGCTCCAGGGGCCGCTCCAAGCGATCCCAGGACTCGGAGGACGACTCCGACTACAACGGCTCCGATCGCAGGTCGAAGCGGCGCAAGTACTCCTCCTCCGAGGATGACTAcagctccagcaggagcaggtcGAGGAGTCGAAGCAGGAGCCGAAGCCACCCTCGGGACAGGTCGAGGTCGAGGAGCCGGGGCAGGACAcgcagcagcagctgcagccgCAGCCGCAGCAAGCGGAGGAGCCGGAGCGGGACGGGGCGCAGCTGGAAGCGGAGCAGGAGCTACAGCCGGGATCGCAGCCGCAGCACCAGGAGCCTCTCCCAGAGATCCCTCTCACGAAAGGGTTCCCGAGGTCACGAGAGCCCCGAAGAGAGGAGgtctgggagaagagacttCATCAGGTCCAAAATCTATCGCTCGCAGTCTCCTCACTATTTCCGGACAGGCCGGGGCGAAGGAGCGGTGCTGAAGAAGGAGGAGGGCAAAGGAGAGGATCTGAAAGGGTCGGGATCTTTCTCCCAGAACAGCGGCAGCTCGGGCACCGGGAGGGTCTCGGAAGGTGACTGCAGTCCAGAGGAGCGGAATTCCGTCACGGCAAAGCTGCTCCTGGAGAAGGTTCAGTCCAGGAAGGTTGAGAAGAAGCCCTGTGTCACTGACGAGATGCTGGCAGGGGCCAACAAG CTGCCAACCGTTCGGAAACCAAATTCCAAAAGATATGAAGAGTCTGGCTTGGAGAGGGGTGAGGAGCAAGAGCTGTCAGATTCTGAGGATGCTTCCCAAGGCATGGAAGAGGCTCAGATGggcagccaggctctgctggaggaAGTGGCCATGGTGATGCAGGACAAACCTCTGGATGAGCAGAAACGTGATGATGCTGCTGTGGAAATGCCATCCATCCCCCTCGAAGCGCCGGCGCTCCCCGAGTGCTTTGGTTCTGGAGAGCTGGTGATGCCTCACAGCTTCCTCTCTGATCCCAGCGATGGCGATGGACTAGAACCCATGGAGAGGGGCAGCCAGCCCGTCCCAGTGGAAACCAGTATGATGCCCTTGGTTCCAGATGTCGAGCACTTTCCTGGCTACGTGCCTCAGAGCGGCGAGCGGAGCATTGAAGGGGatcaggaaggagcagaggactCTTCTCTGGCCCCGCTGGAGAGCCAGCCCATCACTTTTACACCCGAAGAGATGGAGAAGTACAGCAAGCTGCAGCAAGCCGCTCAGCAGcacatccagcagcagctcctggcaaaGCAGGTGAAGGCTTTCCCCGCCTCGGCTGCCCTGGCGCCGGCAGCCCCGGCCCTGCAGCCCATCCACatccagcagccagcagcagcctcagccacCTCCATCACCACGGTGCAGCACGCCATCCTGCAGCACCacgcagccgccgccgccgccgccatcggcatccacccccacccccacccccagcccctcgcTCAGGTCCATCACATACCCCAGCCACACCTCACCCCCATTTCCCTGTCCCACTTGACCCACTCCATTATTCCGGGGCACCCTGCCACCTTCCTAGCCAGCCACCCCATCCACATCATTCCAGCCTCGGCCATCCACCCGGGTCCCTTTACCTTCCACCCCGTTCCTCACGCTCTCTATCCCACCCTGCTCGCCCCCAGACCCgcggccgccgccgctgccACCGCCTTGCACCTCCACCCTTTGCTGCACCCCATTTTCTCAGGACAGGACTTGCAACATCCCCCCAGTCACGGCACATGA
- the GPATCH8 gene encoding G patch domain-containing protein 8 isoform X2: MADRFSRFNEDRDFQGNHFDQYEEGHLEIEQASLDKPIESDNIGHRLLQKHGWKLGQGLGKSLQGRTDPIPIVVKYDVMGMGRMEMELDYAEDATERRRVLEVEKEDTEELRQKYKDYVDKEKAIAKALEDLRANFYCELCDKQYQKHQEFDNHINSYDHAHKQRLKDLKQREFARNVSSRSRKDERKQEKALRRLHELAEQRRQPECAPGSGPMFRTTTVAVDEEGGEEEDPAANSSSFIQTASGQAPEMAVDRGFLSTGQVGGTVTQTQAPVQPAQGLSFGMKSTLGTPLQKIGVSFSFAKKTPVKLETIASVFKDHVEESSSADGGKADERGSADAGSLQKSGEGESTNNSDGKAEEDDQHDKDSGSLATTLSKLKKMRREDGPMAVEPEYYHYIPPAHCKVKPNFQFLLFMKSTEQMEAENVNKKTAHEVKKGSSPKPKPGKHSEKAAESTGQQKEQSATETAAQQSKPELREVPENVSLQESKTPTESNLPEPDPPEEGTQPLPSCKDVTEGPKHPTGPFFPVLSKDESTTLQWPSELLIFTKAEPSVSYSCNPLYFDFKLSRNKDAKGKEKSKEPGGLCKENIQSSESGELNKAKEAEGTANSSALKMENKSLSACGSQNKQESSLAGVSKGEGEDGGKSITGKSKSGRSHKHKKKKKHKKSSKHKRKHKEEAEEKSRKTDLGEEKPKKRKRRRRKKGKSSLSTESLKTELSEDCSHFQKRKWCSQESQRKSLSAEEGSSAKKEEGGTSCQEHGGKKHKAELQQLPGLRRRCLGPSLGRPSRRSRQSSGDYDSEEGSHGKHCRQKSPSRDSDDFDSGSERSRSRSRSGRRHSSRRSYSSSSEASSEQSRYSRRRSYSDDSYSDYSDRSRGRSKRSQDSEDDSDYNGSDRRSKRRKYSSSEDDYSSSRSRSRSRSRSRSHPRDRSRSRSRGRTRSSSCSRSRSKRRSRSGTGRSWKRSRSYSRDRSRSTRSLSQRSLSRKGSRGHESPEERRSGRRDFIRSKIYRSQSPHYFRTGRGEGAVLKKEEGKGEDLKGSGSFSQNSGSSGTGRVSEGDCSPEERNSVTAKLLLEKVQSRKVEKKPCVTDEMLAGANKVGIKLKDPPQGYFGPKLPPSLGNKPVLPLIGKLPTVRKPNSKRYEESGLERGEEQELSDSEDASQGMEEAQMGSQALLEEVAMVMQDKPLDEQKRDDAAVEMPSIPLEAPALPECFGSGELVMPHSFLSDPSDGDGLEPMERGSQPVPVETSMMPLVPDVEHFPGYVPQSGERSIEGDQEGAEDSSLAPLESQPITFTPEEMEKYSKLQQAAQQHIQQQLLAKQVKAFPASAALAPAAPALQPIHIQQPAAASATSITTVQHAILQHHAAAAAAAIGIHPHPHPQPLAQVHHIPQPHLTPISLSHLTHSIIPGHPATFLASHPIHIIPASAIHPGPFTFHPVPHALYPTLLAPRPAAAAAATALHLHPLLHPIFSGQDLQHPPSHGT, from the exons GGAGGACAGACCCCATCCCTATCGTTGTCAAGTATGATGTCATGGGCATGGggaggatggagatggag CTCGACTACGCCGAAGATGCCACTGAGCGGAGGCGTGTACTGGAGGTGGAGAAAGAAGACACTGAGGAGCTGAGGCAGAAATACAAG GATTATGTGGATAAAGAAAAGGCAATTGCCAAGGCTTTGGAAGACCTCAGAGCAAACTTCTACTGTGAACTCTGTGACAAGCAGTATCAAAAGCACCAGGAGTTTGACAACCACATCAACTCCTATGACCACGCTCACAAACAG AGGTTGAAGGATCTCAAGCAGAGGGAGTTTGCTCGCAACGTCTCTTCACGATCACGGAAAGATGAACGGAAGCAGGAGAAAGCCCTGCGGAGGCTGCACGAGttggctgagcagaggagaCAGCCCGAGTG TGCTCCTGGCAGTGGCCCCATGTTCAGAACCACCACGGTGGCTGTGGATGAGGaaggtggggaggaagaggatCCTGCAGCCAACAGCAGTTCCTTCATCCAGACAGCTTCTGGCCAGGCTCCGGAGATGGCTGTGGACAGAGGTTTCCTAAGCACTGGACAAGTTGGTGGCACTGTAACACAAACCCAAGCACCTGtccagccagcacagggtcTCAGCTTTGGCATGAAGAGCACTTTGGGAACTCCTCTGCAGAAGATTGGAGTCTCCTTCTCGTTTGCCAAGAAGACTCCGGTGAAGCTGGAAACCATCGCTTCGGTTTTCAAGGACCACGTGGAAGAGTCGAGTTCTGCAGATGGAGGGAAAGCTGATGAGAGAGGGTCTGCAGATGCAGGGAGCCTGCAGAAATCTGGTGAGGGTGAAAGCACAAATAATTCAGATGGCAAGGCAGAGGAAGATGACCAACATGACAAAGATAGCGGGTCTCTAGCCACTACCTTATCTAAACTCAAAAAAATGAGACGAGAAGATGGACCAATGGCCGTTGAACCAGAATACTACCACTATATCCCCCCAGCCCACTGTAAAGTAAAGCCTAATTTTCAGTTCCTACTTTTCATGAAGTCTACCGAGCAAATGGAGGCTGaaaatgtgaacaaaaaaaCCGCACATGAAGTTAAAAAGGGGAGTTCTCCAAAACCCAAACCCGGCAAGCACAGTGagaaggctgcagagagcacagggcagcagaaggagcagagtGCTACTGAaactgcagctcagcagagcaaaCCAGAACTCAGAGAAGTCCCAGAAAATGTGAGCTTGCAGGAGAGCAAAACTCCTACAGAGAGCAATCTCCCTGAGCCAGACCCTCCTGAGGAAGGCACTCAGCCTCTCCCAAGCTGTAAAGATGTCACCGAAGGACCAAAGCACCCGACAGGaccttttttccctgttttgagTAAAGATGAGAGCACGACTCTCCAGTGGCCTTCAGAGCTTCTCATATTTACCAAAGCAGAACCATCTGTTTCCTACAGCTGTAACCCCCTGTATTTTGATTTCAAGCTCTCTCGCAACAAAGATGCTAAAGGTAAAGAGAAATCAAAGGAGCCGGGGGGtctttgtaaagaaaacattcagaGCTCAGAATCTGGGGAACTAAACAAAGCCAAGGAGGCAGAAGGCACAGCTAACAGTTCTGCtctaaaaatggaaaacaaatccCTGTCTGCCTGTGGCTCCCAGAACAAGCAGGAGTCCAGCTTGGCCGGTGTCAGtaagggagagggggaggacGGTGGTAAAAGCATAACTGGGAAGAGTAAATCTGGCAGATCCcataaacacaaaaagaaaaagaagcacaaaaagTCCAGCAAACACAAACGGAAACACaaggaggaagctgaggagaagaGCCGGAAAACTGACCTGGGGGAAGAGAAACCCAAGAAACGGAAAAGACGCAGGCGCAAAAAAGGCAAATCTTCCCTTTCCACCGAATCGCTAAAAACTGAGCTGTCTGAAGACTGCAGCCATTTCCAGAAGAGGAAGTGGTGCTCTCAGGAGTCCCAGAGGAAGTCCCTGTCTGCCGAAGAGGGGAGCAGCGCTAAAAAAGAGGAGGGCGGCACCTCCTGCCAAGAGCACGGGGGCAAAAAGCACAAGGCCGAGCTGCAGCAGTTACCTGGTCTGAGGAGGAGGTGTTTGggcccttccctgggcaggccCAGCCGCAGGAGCCGGCAGAGCAGCGGGGACTACGACAGCGAGGAGGGCTCCCACGGGAAGCACTGCCGGCAGAAATCCCCCTCCCGGGACAGCGACGACTTCGACTCCGGCAGCGAGCGCTCCCGCAGCCGCTCGCGGTCAGGGCGCAGGCACTCCTCCCGCAGGTCCTACTCCAGCAGCTCCGAGGCCTCCTCCGAGCAGAGCCGGTACAGTCGGAGGAGGAGTTACTCGGACGACAGCTACAGCGATTACAGCGACCGCTCCAGGGGCCGCTCCAAGCGATCCCAGGACTCGGAGGACGACTCCGACTACAACGGCTCCGATCGCAGGTCGAAGCGGCGCAAGTACTCCTCCTCCGAGGATGACTAcagctccagcaggagcaggtcGAGGAGTCGAAGCAGGAGCCGAAGCCACCCTCGGGACAGGTCGAGGTCGAGGAGCCGGGGCAGGACAcgcagcagcagctgcagccgCAGCCGCAGCAAGCGGAGGAGCCGGAGCGGGACGGGGCGCAGCTGGAAGCGGAGCAGGAGCTACAGCCGGGATCGCAGCCGCAGCACCAGGAGCCTCTCCCAGAGATCCCTCTCACGAAAGGGTTCCCGAGGTCACGAGAGCCCCGAAGAGAGGAGgtctgggagaagagacttCATCAGGTCCAAAATCTATCGCTCGCAGTCTCCTCACTATTTCCGGACAGGCCGGGGCGAAGGAGCGGTGCTGAAGAAGGAGGAGGGCAAAGGAGAGGATCTGAAAGGGTCGGGATCTTTCTCCCAGAACAGCGGCAGCTCGGGCACCGGGAGGGTCTCGGAAGGTGACTGCAGTCCAGAGGAGCGGAATTCCGTCACGGCAAAGCTGCTCCTGGAGAAGGTTCAGTCCAGGAAGGTTGAGAAGAAGCCCTGTGTCACTGACGAGATGCTGGCAGGGGCCAACAAGGTGGGTATAAAGCTCAAAGATCCTCCCCAGGGCTACTTTGGGCCAAAACTTCCTCCTTCCTTAGGCAATAAACCGGTTCTCCCTTTAATTGGGAAGCTGCCAACCGTTCGGAAACCAAATTCCAAAAGATATGAAGAGTCTGGCTTGGAGAGGGGTGAGGAGCAAGAGCTGTCAGATTCTGAGGATGCTTCCCAAGGCATGGAAGAGGCTCAGATGggcagccaggctctgctggaggaAGTGGCCATGGTGATGCAGGACAAACCTCTGGATGAGCAGAAACGTGATGATGCTGCTGTGGAAATGCCATCCATCCCCCTCGAAGCGCCGGCGCTCCCCGAGTGCTTTGGTTCTGGAGAGCTGGTGATGCCTCACAGCTTCCTCTCTGATCCCAGCGATGGCGATGGACTAGAACCCATGGAGAGGGGCAGCCAGCCCGTCCCAGTGGAAACCAGTATGATGCCCTTGGTTCCAGATGTCGAGCACTTTCCTGGCTACGTGCCTCAGAGCGGCGAGCGGAGCATTGAAGGGGatcaggaaggagcagaggactCTTCTCTGGCCCCGCTGGAGAGCCAGCCCATCACTTTTACACCCGAAGAGATGGAGAAGTACAGCAAGCTGCAGCAAGCCGCTCAGCAGcacatccagcagcagctcctggcaaaGCAGGTGAAGGCTTTCCCCGCCTCGGCTGCCCTGGCGCCGGCAGCCCCGGCCCTGCAGCCCATCCACatccagcagccagcagcagcctcagccacCTCCATCACCACGGTGCAGCACGCCATCCTGCAGCACCacgcagccgccgccgccgccgccatcggcatccacccccacccccacccccagcccctcgcTCAGGTCCATCACATACCCCAGCCACACCTCACCCCCATTTCCCTGTCCCACTTGACCCACTCCATTATTCCGGGGCACCCTGCCACCTTCCTAGCCAGCCACCCCATCCACATCATTCCAGCCTCGGCCATCCACCCGGGTCCCTTTACCTTCCACCCCGTTCCTCACGCTCTCTATCCCACCCTGCTCGCCCCCAGACCCgcggccgccgccgctgccACCGCCTTGCACCTCCACCCTTTGCTGCACCCCATTTTCTCAGGACAGGACTTGCAACATCCCCCCAGTCACGGCACATGA